One part of the Corynebacterium sp. CNCTC7651 genome encodes these proteins:
- a CDS encoding TRAP transporter large permease subunit, protein MAAPALGQLGIEPLVAHLFVFYFGLFANITPPVALASFAAAGLSGADPVKTGFQSMKLSLAGYIIPFIFVFNPAMLLQDVNAAQAITVAITGVVGVLLLSVAVEGHFMVNVNPIIRILFAAAALTLMAPDLSTDLIGVGLGAGAIIIQSLIARRQGMMSIRNI, encoded by the coding sequence ATGGCGGCGCCCGCCCTCGGCCAGCTGGGTATTGAGCCACTGGTTGCCCACCTGTTCGTGTTCTACTTCGGCCTCTTTGCAAACATCACTCCGCCTGTGGCGCTCGCCTCATTTGCCGCCGCTGGACTATCTGGCGCGGACCCAGTGAAGACAGGTTTCCAATCGATGAAGCTGTCTCTCGCCGGATATATCATTCCGTTCATCTTTGTCTTCAACCCGGCGATGCTGCTCCAAGATGTCAACGCCGCACAGGCGATCACCGTGGCCATCACCGGTGTGGTTGGCGTGCTGCTGCTCTCTGTCGCCGTCGAGGGCCACTTCATGGTCAACGTGAACCCAATCATCCGGATCCTCTTTGCGGCAGCTGCCCTGACTTTGATGGCACCGGATTTGTCCACCGATCTGATCGGTGTCGGCCTTGGTGCAGGGGCCATCATCATCCAAAGCCTGATCGCTCGGCGGCAAGGCATGATGTCCATCCGCAACATTTGA
- a CDS encoding TRAP transporter permease, which yields MSSKITNPGDGLGPNTGAAPTLTSDTADGALPDGALATPVSEEDTQRILEEFDRESRLRSFTSRPLTLAITIFAVVVSLYHMWTAYFGTPPVLVHRSIHVAMMLTLGFALYPPVRKASRTKIPFYDIILIALSIATAVYVYVNYDDIVRRAGVPEMWDVIMAGILVLLVLEAARRISGWALPVLGVLFLLYAVFGRQIPGMFRHRGYDWDATFNFLYLTTEGIFGTAIGVAASYIFLFVLFGAVLQKSGMGQFFNDIALALAGQSRGGPAKVAVVASGFLGSINGAAVANVVTTGAFTIPLMKRVGYKPVFAGAVEASASVGGQILPPVMGAAAFIMAETLGMPYRDIAIAALIPALLYYLGVIAQVHLRATRDGLKGISRENLPAVMDVMKERGHLMIPLIFLIYMLFFSGRTILLSALLTILVTLVVAQLRSTTRMSLKDIVDSLADGAKTSVSVSVACAAVGIIVGVVTLTGFGVKLANAIVTIGAGNLLFSLILTMIACIILGMGLPSIPTYIITATMAAPALGQLGIEPLVAHLFVFYFGLFANITPPVALASFAAAGLSGADPVNHRDDGGARPRPAGY from the coding sequence ATGTCTTCGAAAATCACAAACCCGGGCGACGGGCTCGGGCCGAACACTGGAGCGGCACCAACACTCACTTCCGATACCGCGGACGGCGCGCTGCCTGACGGCGCGTTGGCGACCCCGGTCAGCGAAGAGGACACGCAGCGAATTCTTGAGGAGTTTGACCGTGAATCCCGCTTACGCAGTTTTACGTCTCGCCCGCTGACCCTGGCAATCACGATCTTCGCGGTAGTGGTGTCGCTGTACCACATGTGGACCGCGTACTTTGGCACGCCTCCGGTGCTTGTGCACCGTTCGATCCACGTCGCGATGATGCTGACTCTCGGGTTCGCGTTGTACCCGCCGGTGCGGAAAGCATCGAGAACGAAGATCCCGTTCTACGACATCATCCTCATCGCACTGTCCATCGCGACTGCGGTGTATGTGTACGTGAATTACGACGACATCGTGCGCCGCGCTGGCGTCCCCGAGATGTGGGACGTGATCATGGCCGGAATCTTGGTGCTGCTTGTGCTGGAGGCCGCACGCCGAATTTCGGGTTGGGCGCTGCCGGTGTTGGGTGTGCTCTTCCTGCTCTACGCCGTCTTTGGCCGGCAGATCCCGGGCATGTTCCGTCACCGCGGGTACGACTGGGATGCGACGTTCAACTTCCTGTACCTGACCACCGAAGGCATCTTCGGCACCGCCATTGGCGTGGCCGCGTCCTACATCTTCCTGTTCGTGTTGTTCGGTGCTGTTCTGCAGAAATCCGGCATGGGCCAATTCTTCAACGACATCGCTCTCGCGTTGGCCGGCCAGTCCCGCGGCGGCCCGGCAAAAGTTGCCGTCGTGGCTTCCGGCTTCCTCGGTTCGATTAACGGTGCCGCAGTTGCAAACGTGGTGACCACCGGCGCATTCACCATTCCGCTGATGAAGCGCGTTGGATACAAGCCGGTGTTCGCCGGCGCAGTCGAGGCATCTGCGTCGGTGGGCGGCCAGATTCTCCCGCCGGTCATGGGCGCCGCCGCCTTCATCATGGCTGAAACCCTCGGCATGCCGTACCGCGACATCGCAATCGCTGCCCTCATCCCGGCGCTGCTGTACTACCTCGGTGTCATTGCTCAGGTGCACCTTCGCGCAACCCGCGATGGGCTGAAAGGCATTTCCCGCGAGAACCTTCCGGCGGTGATGGACGTCATGAAGGAACGCGGGCACCTCATGATCCCGCTGATCTTCCTCATCTACATGCTCTTTTTCTCGGGCCGCACCATTCTGCTGTCCGCGTTGCTCACCATCCTTGTCACCTTGGTTGTCGCACAGCTGCGAAGCACGACCCGCATGAGCCTTAAGGACATCGTTGATTCGCTCGCAGACGGCGCAAAGACCTCCGTCTCGGTTTCCGTGGCGTGTGCCGCGGTTGGCATCATCGTCGGCGTGGTCACCCTCACCGGCTTTGGTGTGAAGCTGGCGAACGCCATCGTGACCATCGGCGCGGGCAATCTGTTGTTCTCGCTAATTCTCACCATGATCGCCTGCATCATCCTCGGCATGGGTCTGCCTTCCATCCCGACGTACATCATCACCGCGACGATGGCGGCGCCCGCCCTCGGCCAGCTGGGTATTGAGCCACTGGTTGCCCACCTGTTCGTGTTCTACTTCGGCCTCTTTGCAAACATCACTCCGCCTGTGGCGCTCGCCTCATTTGCCGCCGCTGGACTATCTGGCGCGGACCCAGTGAATCACCGCGACGATGGCGGCGCCCGCCCTCGGCCAGCTGGGTATTGA
- a CDS encoding DUF1850 domain-containing protein: MPAREVAEIELRWIHSIEKTPWAEVYRIDGTQFELTDVYLKSYGAGAPADIGGTTSIENGVIHISDLEREVPELTWVHSNDTQHTLTISYNTPRPETVIAHEFSDRRFLRAQVT; the protein is encoded by the coding sequence GTGCCTGCCCGTGAGGTGGCGGAGATAGAACTTCGCTGGATTCATTCCATCGAAAAGACTCCGTGGGCCGAGGTCTACCGCATTGACGGCACCCAGTTTGAACTCACAGACGTGTACCTGAAGTCCTACGGCGCGGGAGCACCGGCGGACATCGGGGGCACAACCTCGATTGAAAATGGTGTCATCCACATCAGCGACCTTGAGCGCGAGGTTCCTGAGCTCACGTGGGTGCACTCCAACGACACGCAGCACACCCTCACCATCTCGTACAACACCCCGCGGCCCGAGACCGTGATCGCACATGAATTTTCCGACCGCAGGTTCCTGCGGGCACAGGTCACATGA
- a CDS encoding TAXI family TRAP transporter solute-binding subunit, giving the protein MRTRAIAAVIVAGSLVLAGCSDSGNNTAAPSATNETKGTDSTAGSTDANIDFVTIATGGTSGPYYQIGATMSQILNRELGADSSVQATGASVENIQLLVDGNAEVAFAMGDATRQAIDGTGPFEGKGKVNELKAITALYPNYVQIVTTSKSGIKSVEDLRGKRVGVGDKNSGVELNAQMILDAHGMNYDDINEDFLSYSDAIDQMKNGQIDAAFVTSGLPNSSVMDLVTTEDVVVVPIEGAGMDALLKKYPFFDKSAIPGGTYDEAEDVPTAAITNQLLVSPSLSDDQVYAITKALFENLDEIHSAHNAAKGITLESVEDGLATELHPGARRYFEEVGAL; this is encoded by the coding sequence ATGCGTACTCGCGCCATTGCCGCAGTTATCGTGGCTGGTTCTCTCGTCCTGGCAGGCTGCTCGGATTCGGGCAACAACACCGCCGCGCCGAGCGCCACCAACGAGACCAAGGGGACCGACAGCACGGCGGGTTCTACTGACGCGAACATCGACTTTGTCACCATTGCAACCGGTGGCACGTCCGGCCCGTACTACCAAATCGGTGCAACGATGTCCCAGATTCTCAACCGCGAGCTCGGCGCCGATTCTTCGGTACAGGCGACCGGTGCGTCCGTGGAGAACATCCAGCTCCTGGTTGACGGCAACGCCGAGGTCGCGTTCGCGATGGGTGACGCTACCCGCCAGGCAATCGATGGCACCGGCCCGTTCGAGGGCAAGGGCAAGGTCAACGAGCTGAAGGCCATCACCGCGCTGTACCCGAACTACGTGCAGATTGTGACCACTTCCAAGTCCGGCATCAAGTCCGTCGAGGACCTGCGCGGCAAGCGTGTTGGCGTGGGCGACAAGAACTCCGGCGTGGAGCTCAACGCACAGATGATCTTGGACGCCCACGGCATGAACTACGACGACATCAATGAGGACTTCCTGTCCTACTCCGATGCCATCGACCAGATGAAGAACGGCCAGATCGACGCTGCGTTCGTTACCTCCGGCCTGCCGAACTCCTCTGTCATGGACCTGGTCACCACCGAAGACGTTGTGGTTGTGCCAATTGAGGGCGCTGGCATGGATGCCCTGTTGAAGAAGTACCCGTTCTTCGACAAGTCCGCCATCCCGGGCGGCACGTACGACGAAGCTGAGGACGTGCCCACGGCAGCAATCACCAACCAGCTGCTGGTTTCCCCGAGCCTTTCCGACGATCAGGTGTACGCCATCACCAAGGCACTCTTCGAGAACCTCGATGAGATCCACTCCGCCCACAACGCAGCGAAGGGCATCACCCTCGAATCCGTCGAGGACGGCTTGGCTACGGAGCTTCACCCGGGTGCACGCCGCTACTTCGAGGAGGTCGGCGCGCTCTAA
- the pyk gene encoding pyruvate kinase produces the protein MDRRTKIVCTLGPAVASKDAILGLVRDGMDVARLNFSHGDYPDHEQNYRWVREATDETGHAVGILADLQGPKIRLGRFEGDGKTYWETDEIVRITVDDIEGTHDRVSTTYKNLAQDAKPGDRLLVDDGKVGLECIEVDGNDVVCRVTEGGPVSNNKGVSLPGMDISVPALSEKDKEDLRFALRLGVDMIALSFVRSPSDVDLVHEIMDEVGRRVPVIAKLEKPEAVDALESIVLAFDAIMVARGDLGVEIPLEQVPLVQKRVIQIARENAKPVIVATQMLDSMIENSRPTRAEASDVANAVLDGADAVMLSGETSVGVDPHNVVRTMARIVRSAETMGTVPPLNHIPRTKRGVISFSANDIANRLNARAIVTFTTSGDTARRVARLHPDLPLLVFTPVQQVRSQLAVTWGVETFLCPEVHDTDDMLRTVDESLLSIDEYNIGDTMVVVAGIPPGVSGTTNTIHVHQLGEDTRNPQF, from the coding sequence GTGGACAGAAGAACCAAGATCGTATGTACGCTGGGCCCGGCAGTGGCCAGCAAAGACGCAATTCTGGGACTTGTTCGGGACGGCATGGATGTCGCCCGTCTGAACTTCTCCCACGGTGACTACCCCGACCACGAGCAGAACTACCGCTGGGTGCGCGAGGCGACGGATGAGACCGGCCACGCCGTCGGCATCCTGGCAGACCTCCAGGGCCCGAAGATCCGTCTCGGCCGCTTCGAGGGGGACGGCAAGACGTATTGGGAGACCGACGAGATCGTCCGCATCACCGTCGACGATATCGAGGGCACCCACGACCGTGTCTCGACGACGTACAAGAACCTGGCCCAGGACGCGAAGCCGGGCGACCGTCTGCTGGTGGACGACGGCAAGGTGGGCCTGGAGTGCATCGAGGTGGACGGCAACGATGTCGTCTGCCGCGTCACCGAGGGTGGCCCGGTGTCCAACAACAAGGGCGTGTCCCTGCCGGGCATGGACATTTCCGTGCCGGCCCTGTCCGAGAAGGACAAGGAGGATCTCCGCTTCGCGCTGCGCTTGGGCGTGGACATGATCGCCCTGTCCTTCGTCCGTTCCCCGTCTGACGTTGACCTGGTCCACGAGATCATGGACGAGGTTGGCCGCCGCGTGCCCGTCATTGCGAAGCTGGAGAAGCCTGAGGCAGTTGATGCGCTCGAGTCCATCGTCCTGGCGTTTGACGCCATCATGGTTGCCCGCGGTGACCTTGGTGTGGAGATCCCGCTCGAGCAGGTGCCGCTGGTACAGAAGCGCGTGATCCAGATCGCGCGCGAGAACGCGAAGCCGGTGATCGTGGCTACGCAGATGCTGGACTCCATGATCGAGAACTCCCGCCCGACGCGTGCGGAGGCTTCCGACGTGGCTAACGCTGTGCTCGACGGCGCGGATGCCGTCATGCTCTCCGGCGAGACCTCGGTGGGTGTGGACCCGCACAACGTTGTCCGTACCATGGCGCGCATCGTCCGCTCCGCGGAGACCATGGGCACTGTGCCGCCGCTGAACCACATCCCGCGCACCAAGCGCGGCGTGATCTCCTTCTCCGCGAACGACATTGCGAACCGCCTGAACGCCCGCGCGATCGTTACTTTCACCACCTCCGGCGACACGGCACGCCGCGTGGCACGCCTGCACCCGGACCTGCCGCTGCTGGTGTTCACGCCGGTGCAGCAGGTGCGTTCCCAGCTGGCGGTGACCTGGGGCGTGGAGACCTTCCTCTGCCCGGAGGTGCACGACACCGACGACATGCTCCGCACTGTCGATGAGTCCCTGCTTTCGATCGACGAGTACAACATTGGCGACACCATGGTTGTTGTCGCGGGCATCCCGCCGGGGGTTTCCGGCACCACGAACACCATCCACGTGCACCAGCTGGGTGAGGATACTCGTAACCCGCAGTTCTAG
- the lgt gene encoding prolipoprotein diacylglyceryl transferase, with amino-acid sequence MQTMILANIPSPPQGVWYLGPIPIRAYALCIMTGIAVAMWIGIRRYEARGGNPDTVWDAAFVAIPAGIIGGRLYHVITDHDKYFGPGKDPWQAFNIAGGGLGIWGAVMLGAFAIWLLMRHKGLPLAPLTDALAPGVILAQAIGRLGNWFNQELYGAPTDLPWALDLYYRVDEAGNYAPLTGRSTGEVIASVHPTFLYELIWNVLIFALLIWADRRFRLGHGRVTWLYVAGYTFGRFFIELMRTDEATLILGLRVNTWVSAILFVIAVVMFLRAKPGRETPEEVDPGYNAQRALEDKKV; translated from the coding sequence GTGCAAACGATGATCCTGGCCAATATTCCCTCCCCGCCGCAGGGCGTGTGGTACCTCGGTCCCATCCCCATCCGGGCGTACGCCCTGTGCATCATGACCGGCATCGCCGTCGCCATGTGGATCGGTATCCGCCGCTACGAAGCGCGCGGCGGCAACCCGGACACGGTGTGGGACGCGGCGTTTGTGGCCATTCCCGCCGGCATCATCGGCGGGCGGTTGTACCACGTGATCACGGACCACGACAAATACTTCGGCCCCGGCAAAGACCCCTGGCAGGCGTTCAACATCGCCGGCGGCGGCCTGGGCATTTGGGGTGCGGTGATGCTCGGTGCCTTCGCCATCTGGCTGCTCATGCGCCACAAGGGCCTGCCCCTCGCCCCGCTCACGGATGCGCTGGCGCCCGGCGTGATCCTGGCGCAAGCCATTGGCCGCCTGGGGAACTGGTTCAACCAGGAGCTCTACGGCGCGCCCACTGACCTGCCGTGGGCCCTGGACCTGTACTACCGCGTGGATGAGGCGGGCAACTACGCACCGCTCACCGGCCGCTCCACCGGCGAAGTCATCGCCAGCGTGCACCCCACGTTCCTCTACGAGCTGATCTGGAACGTCCTCATCTTCGCCCTGCTCATCTGGGCGGACCGCCGCTTCCGCCTCGGCCACGGCCGCGTCACCTGGCTCTACGTCGCCGGCTACACCTTCGGCCGCTTCTTCATCGAGCTCATGCGTACCGACGAAGCCACGCTCATCCTCGGGCTCCGTGTCAACACCTGGGTTTCCGCGATCCTCTTCGTCATCGCAGTGGTCATGTTCCTCCGCGCAAAACCGGGCCGCGAGACGCCGGAGGAGGTCGACCCCGGCTACAACGCCCAACGAGCACTCGAAGACAAAAAGGTCTAG
- a CDS encoding indole-3-glycerol-phosphate synthase, whose product MLAPSAVNDVVAGVLRDVAKREASVPFQEIKARSRTMPDPTRDARAALLRSGCGVIAEIKLNSPVYGPTGVARRDIADVARAIEEGGAHLIACQTERLRFDGSLHDMAQARAAVALPMVCRDVIVDPYQIHEARCYGADALPLQVGILEQARLIALIDRAESIGMAVIAEVRTPQEADRALEAGASIIAVNSWTFDTNDLRPGTFAEIAPGLPSDVIKISLGGVTSVRDLMNAASCGADAVLAAEAIMSGDDIFAATRKLAAAGQHPSCPSRR is encoded by the coding sequence ATGCTCGCACCGAGCGCGGTGAACGACGTTGTCGCCGGCGTGCTGCGCGACGTTGCAAAACGCGAAGCGAGCGTGCCCTTCCAGGAGATCAAGGCCCGGTCCCGCACCATGCCGGACCCCACCCGGGACGCCCGTGCGGCACTGTTGCGCTCCGGCTGCGGCGTTATCGCAGAGATCAAGCTCAACTCTCCCGTTTACGGCCCGACCGGTGTCGCGCGCCGGGACATCGCGGACGTCGCGCGCGCCATCGAGGAGGGTGGGGCGCACCTGATCGCCTGCCAGACCGAGCGCCTGCGTTTCGACGGCTCGTTGCACGACATGGCCCAAGCCCGCGCCGCGGTAGCGCTTCCCATGGTGTGCCGCGACGTGATCGTGGACCCGTATCAAATCCACGAGGCCCGCTGTTACGGCGCGGACGCGCTGCCGCTGCAGGTGGGCATCTTGGAGCAGGCGAGGTTGATCGCGTTGATCGACCGCGCCGAATCCATCGGCATGGCCGTGATTGCGGAGGTCCGCACCCCGCAAGAGGCGGACCGTGCTCTCGAGGCCGGGGCGAGCATCATCGCCGTGAACTCCTGGACCTTTGACACCAACGACCTTCGCCCCGGCACGTTCGCTGAGATCGCGCCGGGGCTTCCCAGTGACGTCATCAAAATCAGCCTGGGCGGTGTCACCAGCGTGCGCGACCTGATGAACGCGGCGTCGTGCGGCGCGGATGCAGTCCTTGCCGCGGAGGCGATCATGAGCGGCGACGACATCTTCGCCGCCACACGCAAGCTCGCCGCCGCCGGGCAGCACCCCTCCTGCCCGTCGCGGCGGTAG
- a CDS encoding Trp biosynthesis-associated membrane protein translates to MSLLVKGADPERIHAILTSGADASAAGQQGAAIAEWAEIAAADVGRFGPVMALIGCVLAVVGGVLAAAKPGADAPKLNKYEKETVRREHIREDLHAQPDSGRVMWDALDADIDPTEEHPRA, encoded by the coding sequence GTGTCGCTGCTGGTCAAGGGGGCAGACCCGGAGCGTATCCACGCCATCCTCACCTCCGGCGCAGATGCCTCTGCCGCCGGCCAGCAGGGGGCTGCGATTGCGGAGTGGGCCGAGATCGCCGCCGCGGACGTCGGCCGTTTCGGCCCCGTTATGGCGCTAATAGGGTGCGTGCTTGCCGTTGTCGGCGGCGTGCTGGCCGCAGCGAAGCCGGGCGCGGACGCACCGAAACTGAACAAGTACGAGAAGGAGACGGTGCGCCGCGAGCACATCCGGGAGGATTTGCACGCGCAGCCGGATTCTGGCCGCGTGATGTGGGACGCGCTCGACGCGGACATTGACCCGACCGAGGAGCACCCGCGGGCCTGA
- the hisF gene encoding imidazole glycerol phosphate synthase subunit HisF, with protein sequence MAVAVRIIPCLDVDNGRVVKGVNFANLRDAGDPVELAKRYGEEGADELTFLDVTASKEGRGTMLEVVRRTAEQVFIPLTVGGGVRSADDVRELLRAGADKVSVNTAAITRPELLRELAEEFGSQCIVLSVDARRVPEGGAPQPSGFEVTTHGGTKSAGIDAIEWARTGQDLGVGEILLNSMDGDGTKAGFDLELLRIVRDAVHIPVIASGGAGRAEHFPPAVAAGADAVLAASIFHFGEVSIPEVKRTLADAGFEVR encoded by the coding sequence ATGGCCGTTGCCGTCAGAATCATCCCGTGCCTCGACGTGGACAACGGACGCGTGGTCAAGGGCGTGAATTTTGCAAACCTCCGCGACGCCGGCGACCCAGTTGAGCTGGCCAAGCGGTACGGCGAGGAGGGCGCGGACGAGCTGACCTTCCTGGATGTCACCGCATCCAAGGAGGGGCGGGGCACCATGCTCGAGGTGGTGCGGCGCACCGCGGAGCAGGTGTTCATCCCGCTCACCGTGGGCGGCGGCGTGCGTAGTGCGGACGACGTGCGCGAACTCCTGCGCGCCGGCGCGGACAAGGTCAGCGTGAATACCGCGGCGATCACCCGCCCGGAGCTCCTGCGCGAGCTGGCGGAGGAGTTCGGCTCCCAGTGCATCGTCCTCTCCGTCGACGCGCGACGCGTGCCAGAAGGCGGTGCGCCCCAGCCCTCCGGCTTCGAGGTGACCACGCACGGCGGCACCAAGTCCGCCGGCATCGACGCCATCGAGTGGGCCCGCACCGGCCAGGACCTGGGGGTGGGCGAGATCCTGCTGAACTCCATGGACGGCGACGGCACGAAGGCCGGCTTCGACCTTGAACTGCTCCGCATCGTGCGCGATGCCGTCCACATCCCCGTCATCGCGTCCGGCGGCGCGGGCCGCGCGGAGCACTTCCCGCCGGCCGTCGCAGCCGGGGCCGATGCGGTGCTCGCGGCTTCCATCTTCCACTTCGGGGAGGTTTCCATCCCCGAGGTCAAGCGCACGCTTGCCGACGCCGGATTTGAGGTGCGATAG
- a CDS encoding inositol monophosphatase — protein sequence MLSQYADVALAAVHEARGVFMERLGDAPALYKGKGDFATEADLEIERLLRARLGGETGIDVFGEEQGGEMNPQACWVVDPIDGTSNYSSGNPNCAILVSLILDGEPVLAVTDIPLLGMELHTVGDGPVLLNGEALPAIGQETSAAAQIGVGSVGSDDRQRFPASMRLDLVGALAKTELRPRISGSVGVDLAFVALGIYQAAVSFSPHIWDNAAGVLLGRNAGGVVTDVEGAPWQIGAAGAIAGTPAAHATALSTMLRVQ from the coding sequence ATGCTTTCCCAGTACGCCGACGTTGCGCTTGCCGCCGTGCACGAAGCGCGCGGCGTGTTCATGGAACGCCTGGGTGATGCGCCAGCGCTGTACAAGGGCAAGGGTGACTTTGCTACTGAGGCGGACCTGGAGATCGAGCGGCTGCTGCGCGCCCGCCTCGGCGGCGAGACCGGCATTGACGTGTTCGGCGAGGAGCAGGGCGGGGAGATGAACCCTCAGGCGTGCTGGGTGGTCGACCCGATTGACGGCACGTCGAATTACTCCTCCGGCAATCCCAACTGCGCGATCCTTGTCTCCCTCATCCTCGATGGGGAGCCGGTGTTGGCGGTGACGGACATCCCGCTTCTAGGCATGGAGCTGCACACGGTGGGGGATGGGCCGGTACTGCTGAACGGGGAGGCGCTGCCCGCTATCGGCCAGGAAACGTCGGCGGCGGCCCAGATCGGTGTCGGGTCCGTCGGTTCGGATGACCGCCAGCGGTTCCCCGCGTCTATGCGCCTCGACCTGGTGGGCGCGCTGGCTAAGACGGAACTGCGCCCGCGCATTTCCGGTTCCGTGGGCGTGGACCTGGCGTTTGTCGCCCTGGGTATCTACCAGGCGGCGGTGAGTTTCTCCCCGCACATCTGGGACAACGCGGCTGGCGTGCTGCTGGGCCGCAACGCCGGGGGCGTGGTCACGGACGTGGAGGGCGCGCCGTGGCAGATCGGTGCGGCTGGGGCTATAGCGGGCACGCCTGCGGCGCATGCGACGGCGCTGAGTACGATGTTGCGCGTACAGTAA
- the priA gene encoding bifunctional 1-(5-phosphoribosyl)-5-((5-phosphoribosylamino)methylideneamino)imidazole-4-carboxamide isomerase/phosphoribosylanthranilate isomerase PriA, with amino-acid sequence MGFTLLPAVDVVDGRAVRLDQGEAGTEKVYGAPLEAALEWQEQGAQWLHFVDLDAAFGRGSNHELMAEITRTLDIDVELTGGIRDDASLERALATGARRVNIGTAALKNPDWMVDVISRYGDRVAIDLAVREEDGQWRTKGNGWTSDGGDLWEVLERFDAAGCTRFVVTDVSKDGTLAGPNVDLLRDVVAATDAAVTASGGIATLDDVLGLAEFQDEGIDSVIIGKALYERRFTLREALDAVAALQ; translated from the coding sequence ATGGGTTTCACACTGCTACCAGCTGTTGATGTGGTGGACGGGCGCGCCGTCCGCTTGGACCAAGGCGAAGCGGGCACCGAGAAGGTCTACGGCGCGCCGCTGGAGGCCGCGCTTGAGTGGCAGGAGCAGGGCGCGCAGTGGCTGCACTTCGTGGACTTGGATGCGGCGTTCGGCCGGGGTTCCAATCATGAGCTGATGGCGGAGATCACCCGCACGCTGGACATTGATGTGGAGCTGACCGGCGGTATTCGGGACGACGCCTCGCTCGAACGGGCCCTTGCCACCGGCGCGCGCCGGGTGAACATTGGCACCGCGGCGCTTAAGAACCCGGACTGGATGGTGGACGTGATCTCGCGCTACGGAGACCGGGTTGCCATCGATCTCGCGGTGCGGGAAGAGGACGGCCAGTGGCGCACCAAGGGCAACGGCTGGACCAGCGATGGTGGCGATCTCTGGGAAGTGCTCGAGCGCTTCGACGCCGCAGGCTGCACCCGTTTCGTGGTCACAGACGTAAGCAAGGACGGCACGCTGGCCGGACCGAACGTGGATCTGCTGCGCGATGTCGTCGCCGCCACCGATGCGGCCGTGACGGCGTCCGGGGGCATTGCCACGCTTGACGACGTTTTGGGGCTGGCCGAATTCCAGGACGAAGGCATCGACTCCGTGATCATCGGCAAGGCGTTGTATGAGCGCCGCTTTACGTTGCGCGAGGCGCTGGACGCGGTCGCGGCGTTACAGTAA
- the hisH gene encoding imidazole glycerol phosphate synthase subunit HisH, translating to MTTDASPVSASPRVALLDYGAGNLRSAQRALEHVGAQVEVTQDPTTAVEADGLVVPGVGAFDACMRGLKAVQAPRIVGQRLAGGRPVLGICVGMQVMFERGVEHGVDAQGLGEWPGTVEKLEAPVLPHMGWNTVEAPADSAMFAGLDPETRFYFVHSYGVREFPLEADEYIAYPRVTWAQHGPSRFIAAVENGPLWATQFHPEKSGEAGLHLLRNWVRTLG from the coding sequence ATGACAACTGACGCTTCCCCGGTATCGGCCTCCCCGCGTGTTGCCCTGCTGGACTACGGTGCCGGCAACCTCCGCTCCGCGCAGCGCGCGCTGGAGCACGTGGGTGCACAGGTGGAGGTAACGCAGGATCCAACCACTGCCGTTGAGGCGGATGGACTGGTGGTGCCGGGTGTCGGCGCGTTCGACGCCTGCATGCGCGGGCTCAAAGCGGTGCAGGCGCCGCGCATCGTTGGCCAGCGTCTCGCCGGCGGCCGCCCGGTGCTGGGCATCTGCGTGGGCATGCAGGTGATGTTTGAGCGCGGCGTGGAACACGGGGTGGATGCTCAGGGGCTGGGAGAGTGGCCCGGAACCGTCGAAAAGCTTGAAGCCCCGGTGCTGCCGCACATGGGGTGGAACACCGTCGAGGCGCCGGCCGATAGCGCGATGTTCGCCGGCCTTGACCCGGAAACGCGCTTCTACTTCGTGCATTCCTACGGCGTGCGCGAGTTTCCTCTGGAGGCGGATGAGTACATTGCCTACCCGCGCGTGACCTGGGCGCAGCATGGGCCGAGCCGGTTCATTGCCGCGGTTGAGAACGGCCCGCTGTGGGCCACGCAGTTCCACCCGGAGAAGTCCGGGGAGGCGGGGTTGCACCTGTTAAGGAACTGGGTGCGTACCCTCGGTTAG